In Primulina eburnea isolate SZY01 chromosome 5, ASM2296580v1, whole genome shotgun sequence, a single window of DNA contains:
- the LOC140832903 gene encoding desiccation-related protein PCC13-62-like, protein MATISSISAASTALFFFLLLLHGSLTVSRGLPKSDVDLLEFPLNLEYLEAEFFAWGAFGHGLDVLEPNLTSGGPPPIGVQIAKLSPLIRDITAQFAYQEFGHLRAIKRTVPGFPRPLLDLSVANFATVMNNAFGKKLHPPFDPYANDLNYLLASYVIPYVGLTGYVGANPKLQSPTAKKLVAGLLGVESGQDAVLRALLYEHAGLPVIPYGYTVAEFTNKISNLRNSLGKEGLKDEGLIVKPELGPEGKSAGNVLAGDRDSLAYGRTPEEILRIVYGSGNESQPGGFYPRGADGAIARSYLK, encoded by the exons ATGGCAACAATATCGTCCATTTCTGCCGCCTCAACCGCCCTTTTCTTCttccttcttcttcttcacGGCAGCCTTACGGTGTCGCGGGGTCTGCCCAAATCGGACGTTGATCTTCTTGAGTTCCCTCTGAATTTGGAATACTTGGAGGCCGAGTTCTTCGCTTGGGGAGCTTTTGGTCATGGATTGGACGTTCTTGAGCCTAATCTTACATCGGGAGGTCCACCGCCTATCGGCGTTCAGATTGCTAAACTCAGTCCATTAATCAGAGATATCACAGCCCAGTTTGCATATCAAGAATTCGGACATTTGAG GGCAATAAAAAGGACAGTCCCTGGATTTCCCCGACCCCTGCTCGACCTGAGTGTAGCGAATTTCGCAACAGTGATGAACAATGCATTTGGGAAAAAATTGCATCCTCCATTTGATCCCTATGCAAATGATCTCAACTATCTGCTTGCAAGCTATGTTATCCCTTATGTTGGCCTCACCGGATATGTTGGAGCTAATCCAAAACTCCAATCCCCAACCGCCAAAAAG CTTGTGGCGGGACTCTTAGGTGTCGAATCAGGCCAAGACGCGGTCCTTCGAGCACTGCTGTACGAGCATGCCGGTTTACCAGTGATACCCTATGGTTATACAGTGGCAGAATTTACAAATAAGATATCAAACCTGAGAAATAGCCTTGGAAAGGAAGGCTTAAAAGATGAAGGTCTGATCGTTAAACCCGAGTTAGGCCCGGAGGGGAAAAGTGCAGGTAACGTGCTAGCAGGAGATCGAGACTCGTTGGCTTACGGGCGAACACCCGAGGAAATACTTAGGATTGTGTATGGAAGTGGGAATGAGTCTCAGCCAGGTGGATTCTACCCCCGTGGAGCTGATGGCGCGATAGCAAGGTCATACTTGAAATGA